One genomic segment of Aquipluma nitroreducens includes these proteins:
- a CDS encoding DUF2971 domain-containing protein — protein sequence MAEKLKDFDVELQSGKYLFKYCKFDVNALQIIINKTLYFCSPDKLNDPLDSNFDIEITNPNNFKEKTRDNIKYSGFPLSEDVKLLLKDYGSVMGNVKSQKKLFEGYFKYMQNTFLGICSFSTKIKDGNLLWSHYANEAKGLCLVFDKEKLVESLSQKLGFGYRILKGNLDYDGIKPLLVKITEDNDLEYSFSHLFSKTKHWSSEEEYRIVLEKYESSPFDFGYSMFYPFLKFDDSCLEFIIWGERILEEHSQLLLKLKDEHVFAAELLNHEFDR from the coding sequence ATGGCAGAAAAATTAAAAGATTTCGACGTGGAATTACAATCAGGTAAGTACCTTTTCAAATACTGCAAGTTTGACGTTAATGCATTGCAAATAATCATTAATAAAACGCTTTATTTTTGTTCTCCAGATAAATTAAATGATCCTCTGGATTCCAATTTTGATATAGAAATAACTAATCCGAATAATTTTAAAGAGAAAACAAGAGACAATATCAAATATTCAGGTTTCCCTTTAAGTGAGGACGTAAAACTTCTATTAAAAGACTACGGATCAGTAATGGGCAATGTCAAGAGTCAGAAAAAGTTGTTTGAAGGTTATTTTAAATATATGCAAAATACCTTTCTTGGAATTTGCTCCTTCTCAACAAAAATAAAAGATGGAAATTTACTTTGGTCCCATTATGCTAATGAAGCTAAGGGTTTATGTCTAGTATTTGATAAAGAAAAGCTTGTTGAGTCATTAAGTCAAAAACTAGGGTTTGGCTATAGAATACTAAAGGGGAATTTAGATTATGATGGAATAAAACCACTTTTAGTTAAAATTACAGAAGATAATGATTTAGAATACAGTTTCAGTCACTTGTTCTCTAAAACGAAGCATTGGTCAAGTGAAGAAGAATATCGAATAGTATTAGAAAAATACGAATCTAGCCCTTTTGATTTTGGTTATAGTATGTTTTACCCATTTTTGAAATTTGATGACAGCTGTTTAGAATTTATAATCTGGGGGGAAAGGATTTTAGAAGAACATTCTCAACTTTTATTAAAATTAAAAGACGAACATGTTTTCGCTGCAGAATTACTTAACCATGAGTTTGATCGGTAA
- a CDS encoding DUF4097 family beta strand repeat-containing protein, whose product MKKYILAAILMVATLSTAFSQKVIIKNLEVSGKKVGLKFDFADSIRIEAWSKNTVELEVSVNIDNNRFNEYFKLNENSFSGDIDLVEKIDFEAIKKIKGTGNNCNFDKMIRYKLKVPSSLEFSLKTIAGQVILQGSLGKISVNSISGFIDYAVPASMKARINLSTVTGDVYSDVKFDNRPSKEMSWVGTKRDLTLNSGTLPIKLETVSGNIYLRKSKQLN is encoded by the coding sequence ATGAAAAAGTACATTTTAGCTGCCATTTTGATGGTGGCCACACTCAGTACAGCCTTTTCGCAAAAGGTGATAATCAAAAATCTGGAAGTTTCAGGAAAAAAAGTTGGATTGAAATTCGACTTTGCTGACAGCATCCGCATTGAGGCCTGGAGCAAAAATACCGTTGAACTGGAAGTTTCGGTGAACATCGATAACAACCGTTTTAACGAATACTTCAAACTAAATGAAAATAGTTTCTCCGGAGACATTGATCTGGTTGAAAAAATCGATTTCGAGGCGATAAAAAAGATAAAAGGCACTGGCAACAACTGCAACTTCGATAAAATGATCCGCTACAAGCTGAAAGTGCCATCTAGTCTTGAGTTTAGCCTGAAAACCATTGCCGGACAGGTTATTCTGCAAGGCTCGCTTGGAAAAATTTCGGTCAATTCAATCAGCGGTTTTATCGATTATGCTGTTCCGGCAAGCATGAAAGCCCGGATCAACCTTTCTACAGTAACCGGCGATGTGTATTCGGATGTGAAATTCGACAATAGGCCTTCGAAAGAAATGAGCTGGGTGGGCACCAAACGCGACCTGACTCTTAACAGCGGAACCCTGCCCATTAAACTCGAAACCGTAAGCGGAAATATTTACCTGCGTAAATCGAAGCAACTGAATTAA
- the bglX gene encoding beta-glucosidase BglX: protein MKKTTTLLILLALCSTVLMSFTFANPSGEDLKMKTFIENLMKKMTLEEKLGQLNLPASGDIITGAGSNNNIAEKIKEGKVGGLFNIKSAEKIRAVQQIAVEQSRLKIPLIFGMDVIHGYQTVFPIPLGMSCSWDMALIEYSARIAAQEASADGICWTFSPMVDIARDPRWGRVSEGSGEDTYLGSKIAQSMVKGYQGDDLRKNNTILACVKHFALYGAAEAGRDYNTTDMSHIRMYNEYLPPYKAALDAGAGSIMASFNEIDGIPATGNKWLLTDLLRKEWGFNGFVVTDYTGIAEMTPHGMGDLKAVSALALNAGVDMDMVSDGLLTTIEASLKEGKVTQQKIDEACRRILEAKYKLGLFDDPYRYCDVNRAKAEVFTPENRQAAREIAAQTFVLLKNDNQTLPLQNKKTIALVGPLADNRENMPGTWSVAGDFAKSVSLLDGLKNVLGNEANILYAMGTNVVSDPKLDARISIFGKPTKWDSRSQKEMIAEAVAAAQKSDVVIAAVGESSEMSGEASSRSDISLPENQKELLEALLATGKPVVMVLFTGRPLTINWEKANIPAILNVWFAGSEAGNAIADVLLGKVNPSGKLSSTFPQNVGQIPLYYNHKNTGRPLDEGKWFSKFRSNYLDVSNDPLFPFGFGLSYTTFDYKNLKLSDSNLTATGKLKVSVDLNNSGNYDGAEVVQLYIRDMVGSVTRPVKELKGFQKVFLKKGETRTVEFTLTEKDLRFYNSDLKFVSEPGDFKVFVGTNSANTLEAGFVLK, encoded by the coding sequence ATGAAAAAGACAACAACTCTGTTGATTTTACTGGCATTGTGCAGCACTGTGCTCATGTCATTCACTTTCGCAAATCCTTCCGGCGAAGATCTTAAAATGAAGACCTTTATTGAAAACCTCATGAAAAAGATGACGCTTGAGGAAAAATTAGGTCAGCTAAATTTACCAGCTTCCGGAGATATTATTACCGGCGCTGGAAGCAACAATAACATTGCCGAAAAGATAAAAGAAGGTAAAGTTGGAGGACTCTTCAACATCAAATCAGCCGAAAAAATCCGTGCGGTGCAGCAAATCGCTGTAGAACAAAGCCGCCTTAAAATCCCGCTGATTTTTGGGATGGACGTCATTCACGGTTACCAGACCGTTTTCCCGATCCCGCTGGGAATGTCGTGCAGCTGGGACATGGCTTTGATTGAATATAGCGCCCGCATTGCGGCACAGGAAGCCAGTGCCGACGGTATTTGCTGGACCTTCTCACCGATGGTCGACATCGCCCGCGATCCGCGCTGGGGACGTGTTTCCGAAGGTTCAGGAGAAGACACTTACCTGGGCTCTAAAATTGCCCAGTCCATGGTAAAAGGTTATCAGGGCGACGACCTTCGGAAAAACAACACCATTCTGGCTTGCGTGAAACACTTCGCACTGTATGGTGCCGCCGAAGCAGGCCGCGATTACAATACAACTGACATGAGCCACATTCGCATGTACAACGAATATTTGCCTCCTTACAAAGCGGCTCTCGATGCAGGAGCAGGCAGCATCATGGCATCATTCAACGAAATCGACGGAATTCCGGCCACAGGCAACAAGTGGCTGTTGACTGACCTTCTGCGCAAAGAATGGGGTTTCAACGGGTTTGTGGTGACCGATTATACCGGTATTGCAGAAATGACTCCGCATGGAATGGGCGACCTGAAAGCAGTTTCGGCTTTGGCCCTGAATGCCGGCGTGGATATGGACATGGTGAGCGATGGACTTTTGACCACTATCGAAGCATCGCTGAAAGAAGGAAAAGTAACTCAGCAAAAAATTGACGAGGCTTGCCGCCGCATTCTGGAAGCCAAATACAAACTCGGATTGTTCGACGATCCATATCGGTATTGCGACGTAAACCGCGCCAAAGCCGAAGTTTTTACTCCTGAAAACCGACAAGCAGCCCGCGAAATTGCCGCTCAAACGTTTGTTTTGCTGAAAAACGACAATCAAACATTGCCACTTCAGAATAAAAAAACCATTGCTTTGGTTGGCCCGTTGGCCGACAATCGCGAAAATATGCCTGGAACCTGGAGTGTCGCTGGTGATTTTGCAAAATCGGTTTCGTTGCTCGATGGGTTGAAAAATGTGCTCGGAAATGAAGCAAACATTCTGTATGCCATGGGAACCAATGTGGTGAGCGACCCGAAACTCGACGCGCGAATCAGCATTTTTGGGAAACCAACCAAATGGGATAGCCGCTCACAAAAAGAAATGATTGCTGAAGCGGTTGCTGCAGCCCAAAAATCAGACGTTGTGATTGCCGCAGTTGGCGAATCGTCCGAAATGAGTGGCGAAGCTTCGAGCCGCTCCGACATCAGCCTTCCTGAGAACCAGAAAGAATTATTAGAAGCTTTGCTGGCAACCGGAAAGCCGGTGGTGATGGTGCTGTTTACCGGCCGCCCGCTGACCATTAACTGGGAAAAAGCCAATATTCCGGCTATACTGAATGTGTGGTTTGCAGGCTCCGAAGCCGGAAATGCCATTGCCGACGTGTTGTTGGGCAAAGTCAATCCATCCGGAAAATTGAGCTCAACTTTCCCACAAAATGTTGGACAAATTCCGCTCTATTATAACCACAAAAACACCGGCCGTCCGTTGGACGAAGGGAAATGGTTCTCAAAATTCCGCTCGAATTACCTTGATGTTTCGAACGACCCATTGTTCCCATTCGGATTCGGTTTGAGCTATACCACTTTCGATTATAAAAACCTGAAATTGTCTGATTCGAACCTAACGGCTACCGGGAAACTAAAAGTTTCGGTTGACCTGAATAACTCTGGAAACTACGATGGTGCCGAAGTTGTTCAACTGTATATCCGCGACATGGTTGGCAGCGTAACCCGTCCGGTGAAGGAACTGAAAGGTTTTCAGAAAGTATTCCTGAAAAAAGGTGAAACCCGCACGGTTGAGTTTACCCTGACTGAAAAAGACCTGCGCTTTTACAACAGCGACCTGAAATTCGTCAGCGAACCTGGCGACTTCAAAGTTTTTGTTGGAACCAATTCAGCTAATACGCTCGAAGCCGGTTTTGTGTTGAAATAA
- a CDS encoding family 78 glycoside hydrolase catalytic domain, whose product MKLKILIFLLAFFAFKLAEAKLFPTQLTCEYLKNSPLVDVPHPRLAWINIAELGERGQQQTAFQIRVATSASALENPDMWDSGKVKSDQSTRVEYNGKTLMSRQECWWQVRVWDREDKTSDWSQPVMWRMGLLQATDWKAEWIGAPWQGEEALSKQGNTNTTLAQLPPPAPLFRKEFVIQKTIAKAVAYVTGLGYFELYVNGEKVGDDVLVPNQTNYGKRPGLVDAGLPLKDDFCEYRVMYLAYDVTKMIRNGANVVGSILGNGFYNPSKSWAEGYGSPRFLGQVHITYTDGTEDVIVSDQTWKASKSAILMDMVYYGEHYDARLEQPGWCSPGFDDSAWQSVVKRKAPEGKLVTQTSESDKVTLRILPRSIEKTKEGNYKVDFGVEISGRLRLNHISGPAGQKIEIKYLCNTYSGDNSYICKGGGDESYASRFNWFVFSAVEILNWPGELKPEDITAEAVNTDVEESAKFETSNSLFNDINKAWKRSQLDNMHGGIASDCPHRERSAYTGDGQVSCVTVMHNFDAKSFYFKWIKDILGAQDAETGYVPNGAPWQPGCGGGVAWGAAICIMPWEFYLHYGALDELKDNYEGMKGYIRYMQTWVDQDGIMFSQRPGKDGNPLQWFNLGEWVAPGKTVPDNLVHTFYFWRCADLTAKAANALNKPDEAKFYAGMAEKTKQAFHKKFFDAQNGTYGAGGGNILALKMGVPADQYPRVIASLRADIKANDGHLDTGIFGTQFFFEVLSENGMHDLAYEALNKRTMPSFGYGLAQGATTTWEQWDGKNSQNHPMFGGGLVWFYRKLAGMNADPDQPGYRHIIFKPQPVADISYVTYSNNTALGEAGITWKNEDGKFLMDITVPAGSKATVFVPSGDISSLKESSYPIKQSKGVHLVSTGKDTIVLDVESGKYQFEVNK is encoded by the coding sequence ATGAAACTTAAGATTCTTATTTTCCTGCTCGCCTTTTTTGCGTTTAAACTTGCAGAAGCCAAACTTTTTCCAACACAACTTACCTGTGAATATCTTAAAAATTCGCCTTTAGTTGATGTTCCTCATCCACGATTGGCTTGGATAAATATTGCAGAATTGGGAGAGCGTGGGCAACAGCAAACGGCTTTTCAGATTAGGGTGGCTACTTCAGCCAGCGCACTCGAAAATCCTGATATGTGGGATAGTGGTAAGGTAAAATCTGATCAATCGACACGTGTTGAGTACAATGGAAAAACCTTGATGTCGCGGCAGGAATGCTGGTGGCAGGTGCGTGTTTGGGATCGTGAGGACAAAACATCGGATTGGAGCCAACCTGTCATGTGGCGGATGGGGCTGCTTCAGGCAACTGACTGGAAAGCAGAGTGGATTGGCGCTCCATGGCAGGGCGAGGAAGCCTTGTCGAAACAGGGAAACACGAATACGACATTGGCGCAGTTGCCCCCGCCAGCTCCCCTGTTCAGAAAAGAATTTGTTATTCAGAAGACAATAGCCAAGGCTGTTGCGTATGTAACCGGATTGGGATATTTTGAGCTTTATGTGAATGGCGAAAAAGTTGGCGACGACGTGTTGGTGCCCAATCAGACCAATTACGGCAAACGCCCCGGATTAGTTGATGCTGGCTTGCCTTTGAAAGACGATTTCTGTGAATACCGCGTAATGTATCTGGCTTATGATGTTACTAAAATGATCCGGAATGGCGCAAATGTGGTTGGCAGTATTTTGGGAAATGGTTTTTATAACCCATCAAAATCATGGGCCGAAGGATATGGTTCTCCCCGTTTTTTAGGGCAGGTTCACATCACATATACCGATGGAACTGAAGATGTAATTGTGAGCGATCAAACCTGGAAAGCTTCCAAAAGTGCTATCCTGATGGACATGGTTTACTATGGTGAACATTACGATGCCCGATTGGAACAACCCGGATGGTGTTCTCCGGGATTCGACGATTCGGCCTGGCAGTCGGTCGTAAAACGCAAAGCTCCTGAAGGGAAACTGGTTACTCAAACTTCAGAATCCGATAAAGTTACACTCCGTATTCTTCCACGTTCAATTGAAAAGACTAAAGAAGGAAATTATAAAGTTGACTTTGGAGTTGAGATTTCCGGAAGACTTCGGCTTAACCATATTTCTGGTCCGGCAGGTCAGAAAATTGAAATCAAATACCTCTGCAACACCTATTCGGGCGACAACTCCTACATCTGCAAAGGCGGCGGTGATGAGTCGTATGCCTCCCGTTTCAATTGGTTTGTATTTAGCGCTGTTGAGATTTTGAACTGGCCTGGCGAACTAAAACCCGAAGATATTACTGCCGAAGCTGTTAACACGGATGTGGAAGAATCGGCAAAGTTTGAGACCTCCAATTCGCTTTTCAACGACATCAACAAAGCCTGGAAGCGCAGCCAGTTGGACAACATGCACGGCGGAATTGCCAGCGACTGTCCGCACCGCGAACGTTCGGCATATACCGGCGATGGCCAGGTGTCGTGCGTAACCGTGATGCATAATTTCGACGCAAAATCATTCTATTTCAAGTGGATAAAAGATATCCTCGGAGCTCAGGATGCAGAAACTGGTTATGTACCCAATGGCGCTCCCTGGCAACCCGGATGCGGCGGCGGTGTGGCGTGGGGCGCGGCAATCTGCATTATGCCCTGGGAATTTTACCTGCACTACGGAGCGCTTGACGAGTTGAAAGACAATTATGAGGGCATGAAAGGTTACATTCGCTACATGCAAACCTGGGTCGATCAGGATGGAATCATGTTTTCGCAACGTCCCGGTAAAGATGGAAACCCGCTACAATGGTTTAACCTGGGCGAGTGGGTGGCTCCGGGCAAAACGGTTCCCGATAATCTGGTTCACACATTTTACTTTTGGCGTTGTGCCGATTTAACGGCCAAAGCCGCCAACGCACTGAACAAGCCCGACGAAGCAAAGTTTTACGCCGGCATGGCCGAAAAAACGAAGCAGGCTTTCCATAAAAAATTCTTCGATGCTCAAAACGGAACCTATGGAGCTGGTGGCGGTAATATTTTGGCCCTGAAAATGGGCGTTCCGGCCGATCAGTATCCGCGTGTCATTGCGTCGCTTCGGGCCGATATTAAAGCGAACGACGGCCATTTGGATACCGGTATTTTCGGCACACAATTCTTTTTCGAAGTGCTTTCGGAAAACGGTATGCACGATTTGGCTTACGAAGCGCTGAACAAACGCACCATGCCAAGTTTCGGTTACGGACTTGCACAAGGCGCCACAACTACCTGGGAACAATGGGACGGGAAAAACTCGCAGAACCACCCCATGTTTGGCGGCGGATTGGTTTGGTTTTACCGAAAACTTGCAGGTATGAATGCAGATCCAGATCAGCCAGGTTACCGACACATCATTTTTAAACCACAACCTGTTGCCGATATCAGTTACGTTACTTATTCGAACAACACTGCTTTGGGCGAAGCCGGAATTACCTGGAAAAATGAGGACGGTAAATTTCTGATGGATATTACCGTGCCGGCTGGCAGTAAAGCAACCGTTTTTGTTCCCTCCGGAGATATCAGCAGTTTGAAAGAAAGCAGCTATCCAATCAAACAATCAAAAGGCGTGCATCTTGTTTCTACCGGAAAGGATACGATTGTACTTGATGTGGAATCGGGAAAATATCAGTTTGAGGTCAACAAATAA
- a CDS encoding zf-HC2 domain-containing protein, whose product MKCEEVNINLPEYIDRKLDETTSAAIRSHLESCPSCKALHSELSSFINYMDSFPAPEVPEGMKEEFEGMVASLGNQEKKKIRLVPMWTKIAAMMVFAFGTYWLGFQIGSRKGEIVQNQLTSELSTQKQQVLLASLREYTGPQKIDAVYSISTTGNVSTELIDALVNTMNTDKNANVRLAAISALSEMMGKNDRIKTELIKSLTVQENPLLQISLIQVLTEKGVKEAKHQIESISNNEKTDESVKAYAKDMMKTII is encoded by the coding sequence CTTCCTGAATACATCGACAGGAAATTGGATGAAACGACATCAGCCGCGATACGGAGTCATCTGGAAAGCTGCCCATCGTGCAAAGCACTTCACAGCGAGTTGAGTTCATTCATAAACTATATGGATTCGTTTCCAGCTCCGGAAGTTCCGGAAGGAATGAAAGAAGAATTTGAAGGAATGGTGGCTTCGCTTGGAAATCAGGAGAAGAAGAAAATTCGTCTCGTTCCGATGTGGACAAAGATTGCAGCAATGATGGTATTCGCGTTTGGGACGTATTGGTTGGGATTTCAGATTGGTTCACGGAAAGGCGAAATTGTGCAGAACCAACTGACTTCAGAACTTTCAACTCAAAAGCAGCAGGTTTTGCTGGCCAGTTTGCGTGAGTACACCGGGCCACAGAAAATCGATGCGGTTTACAGCATCAGCACCACCGGAAATGTTAGCACTGAATTGATTGATGCTTTGGTTAACACCATGAACACCGATAAAAATGCAAATGTACGTTTGGCCGCCATTTCAGCTCTTTCAGAAATGATGGGAAAAAACGACCGGATCAAAACGGAACTTATTAAATCGCTGACGGTTCAGGAAAATCCATTGCTGCAAATTTCGCTTATCCAGGTACTGACCGAAAAAGGCGTAAAAGAAGCCAAACATCAGATTGAAAGTATTTCAAATAATGAAAAAACCGACGAAAGCGTAAAAGCTTATGCCAAGGATATGATGAAAACGATCATATAA
- a CDS encoding family 43 glycosylhydrolase — MKNLLLPLFCFLFSVSFQAKAQEPEDSIIVVKGQVSDYTITVKKKKFRSGQVLGPDGKPLEGATVMYQYSPAHDNTDANGMYRIADYGDTIMVVYYPGMEMTPLNVKRLGKKVDFKLTPQKITSTKNEKARATESFDPLNDHPKTFCNPVNISYNFEPYNNNVKPNGSFRSSADPMLVNYKGEYFLFSTNQGGFHYSKDLSHWEFVYASFQRTPTDDDQCAPTAYVSGDTLFYTGSTYRGLPVWYSTDPKSGRFKRKIESVSLPFWDPAFFLDDDKRLYMYYGSSNEWPLKGVELDRTNFYPKNKITDITMLKPDLHGWERFGMNNDDSTTLAPFTEGSFVTKHKGKYYFQYGAPGTEFKVYADGVYVADHPLGPFTYQKHNPVSYKPGGFVQGAGHGGTFADNYGNYWHVATCMLSLKYKFERRIGIYPAGFDEDGTMYVSTGYGDYPCLNPTQTTDHRSGTFAGWMLLSYQKPVTVSSTDGDLIAKNASDDNMRTYWAARTGNPGEWLQMDLGGVKEVRALQINYYEHKAFQHNKAMDLYHQYRISQSVDGQNWTLLIDKSDNNRDVPHDYVELQKPVNTRYLKIENIHMPTGSFAISDFRVFGLAKGEKPAQVSNFKVDRSAADPRNAMINWSPTKGAYDYNIWYGVSPGKLYNCITINSATNYNFRGMDRGTSYYFAIEALGESGRSEMGKNL, encoded by the coding sequence ATGAAAAACCTACTCCTTCCCCTTTTCTGCTTCCTTTTTTCGGTTTCCTTTCAGGCAAAAGCTCAGGAGCCAGAAGACAGCATTATTGTGGTGAAAGGACAGGTGAGCGATTATACCATCACTGTAAAAAAGAAGAAATTCCGAAGTGGACAGGTTTTGGGTCCTGATGGCAAACCGCTGGAAGGTGCTACAGTAATGTATCAATACAGTCCGGCGCACGACAATACCGACGCCAACGGAATGTACCGCATTGCCGATTATGGCGATACCATCATGGTGGTGTATTACCCCGGAATGGAAATGACTCCGTTAAACGTGAAACGGTTGGGAAAAAAGGTTGATTTTAAACTGACACCACAAAAAATCACTTCCACAAAAAATGAAAAAGCGCGGGCAACTGAATCGTTCGACCCGTTGAACGATCACCCAAAAACCTTTTGCAACCCGGTAAACATCAGCTACAATTTCGAACCGTATAACAACAATGTGAAGCCAAATGGGTCATTCCGCTCTTCGGCCGACCCGATGCTGGTGAATTACAAAGGCGAATATTTCCTGTTCTCGACTAATCAGGGCGGATTTCATTACTCCAAAGATTTAAGCCATTGGGAATTTGTGTACGCCAGTTTCCAGCGAACCCCAACCGACGACGACCAGTGCGCCCCCACAGCTTACGTGAGCGGCGACACATTGTTTTACACCGGATCAACCTACCGCGGATTGCCCGTTTGGTACAGTACCGACCCAAAAAGCGGTCGCTTCAAGCGGAAAATTGAATCGGTATCACTGCCGTTTTGGGATCCGGCATTTTTCCTCGACGACGATAAGCGGCTGTATATGTATTACGGTTCGAGCAACGAATGGCCGCTGAAAGGCGTTGAACTGGATCGTACCAACTTTTACCCGAAAAACAAAATCACCGATATAACGATGCTGAAACCCGACCTTCACGGTTGGGAACGTTTTGGCATGAACAACGACGACAGTACCACGCTGGCGCCCTTTACCGAAGGCAGTTTCGTGACCAAACACAAGGGCAAATACTATTTTCAGTATGGAGCTCCCGGAACCGAATTTAAGGTGTATGCCGATGGCGTTTATGTGGCCGATCATCCGCTGGGACCGTTCACCTATCAAAAGCACAACCCGGTGTCGTATAAGCCAGGTGGATTTGTGCAAGGCGCGGGGCATGGCGGAACCTTTGCCGATAACTACGGAAATTACTGGCATGTGGCAACCTGCATGTTGTCACTCAAATACAAATTCGAGCGGCGTATAGGCATTTACCCCGCCGGATTTGATGAAGATGGCACGATGTACGTTTCAACCGGATACGGCGATTATCCCTGCTTGAATCCGACTCAAACAACCGACCACCGAAGCGGAACTTTCGCCGGATGGATGCTCCTCTCCTACCAAAAGCCCGTTACTGTTTCTTCTACAGATGGCGATTTGATTGCAAAGAATGCTTCCGACGACAATATGCGCACCTATTGGGCGGCTCGAACCGGCAATCCAGGTGAATGGCTGCAAATGGATTTGGGCGGTGTGAAAGAGGTGCGCGCGCTGCAAATCAACTACTACGAGCACAAGGCTTTTCAGCACAACAAAGCAATGGATTTGTACCACCAGTATCGCATATCCCAATCGGTTGACGGCCAAAACTGGACGCTGCTGATTGACAAAAGCGACAACAACCGCGATGTACCGCACGACTACGTGGAACTGCAAAAGCCTGTCAACACCCGCTACCTGAAAATTGAAAATATTCACATGCCAACCGGCTCATTTGCCATTAGCGATTTTAGGGTGTTTGGTCTGGCAAAGGGTGAAAAACCTGCGCAAGTCAGCAATTTTAAAGTGGACCGGTCGGCAGCCGACCCGCGTAATGCAATGATTAACTGGAGTCCGACAAAAGGAGCTTATGATTACAACATTTGGTACGGCGTATCGCCCGGCAAACTGTACAACTGCATAACAATAAACAGTGCAACAAACTACAATTTCCGCGGAATGGATAGAGGAACAAGCTACTATTTTGCGATTGAAGCGCTGGGTGAAAGCGGTAGATCAGAGATGGGTAAAAATCTGTAA
- a CDS encoding DUF4097 family beta strand repeat-containing protein, with translation MKRIAIIFTVLVFPFIVMGQTKKFEYTPKVKGKIEITNLLGEIALQNSGSGAIVIESDFNLERPDRAAGLKLLGSAEDNTDLGVNVSEENGVVSIQGATRQVRDYKYKILIPTGMAVNLDYGSPFAKEDVTVDSFTGSLEIKTLNANVKITKSSGPFTVNSISGDVEVVFDKINQSEPSSLATVSGLVDVTLPGTEKANIEISTINGNVFNNLDLKSTEKPTEKDKLAYGMDVIRMRGGNSYTLNGGGQKVYLKSISGNIYLRKR, from the coding sequence ATGAAAAGAATTGCTATCATATTTACAGTACTTGTTTTTCCCTTTATCGTGATGGGACAGACCAAAAAATTTGAATACACGCCCAAAGTGAAGGGTAAAATTGAAATTACGAATTTGCTGGGCGAAATAGCGCTGCAAAATTCGGGCAGTGGGGCTATCGTAATTGAATCGGATTTTAATCTGGAACGTCCAGACCGTGCGGCTGGGCTTAAACTGCTGGGTTCGGCCGAAGACAACACCGACCTCGGAGTGAATGTCAGCGAAGAAAACGGAGTGGTCAGCATTCAGGGAGCAACCCGTCAGGTGCGCGACTACAAGTATAAAATTCTTATTCCAACCGGAATGGCGGTTAACCTCGACTACGGAAGTCCGTTTGCCAAAGAAGATGTAACTGTCGATTCGTTTACCGGAAGTCTGGAGATCAAAACACTCAATGCCAATGTGAAGATTACCAAATCGTCGGGTCCGTTTACGGTCAATTCCATCAGCGGTGATGTGGAAGTTGTTTTCGACAAAATCAATCAGAGCGAACCAAGCTCGTTGGCAACAGTGAGTGGATTGGTTGACGTAACCTTACCCGGAACTGAAAAAGCCAATATCGAAATCAGCACTATCAACGGAAATGTATTCAACAACCTTGACCTGAAATCTACCGAGAAACCTACCGAGAAAGACAAACTTGCTTACGGGATGGATGTCATCAGGATGCGGGGCGGAAATTCGTACACACTCAACGGCGGCGGCCAGAAAGTCTATCTGAAAAGCATTTCAGGAAACATTTACCTGCGCAAACGCTAA